The Xiphias gladius isolate SHS-SW01 ecotype Sanya breed wild chromosome 17, ASM1685928v1, whole genome shotgun sequence genome includes the window atcttgaaatgtcttcaaaacaGTGGTACGATCTGGCAAACAACTTGAAGTTTTTTCTAAACCTTGCATGAATTATTATTTCTGTGTAACtctctggaaaaacaaaatcgtCAGTTACTACTGCAAACCGGAAGGGGAACCGGATAGTTACTGAGTGAAGCCTCTCACCGGCGTAGACGATCTTCGTTACAAACATGGCAGCGAGCATGTGAATGTCATGCCACCTGAATGAGTCCATGTCTGAGTGGGATTAGTGATACGCGAAAGCTGACATGTGAATTACATCTTGCGGGACTGTGCCTTCATTCACCTGACACAGCTAAGAAGCGGGAAGACTCCAACCTTGTTGATTCGTCAGCTGACCAGCTCTCGTGTTAGCATTTTAGCTAACCGGTCGACAGCTTCAGACGGAATCGCGATGGATCCTGACCAACAGCTGAGAAATGTAAGTCAGATCTCGCACACAGCGGCAGCTACATTGAGTTTATTTTGCAAGTGAACACGGGTTTGATGGGGAGTTTGAGTGACTGTGTCTCTTGCAGCTGCGGGATTTCCTTCTGGTTTACAACCGCATGACTGAAGTCTGCTTCCAGCGATGCACCAGCAACTTCAACTACAGAAACCTCACCATGGACGAGGTACACGATGTGGGATTAACATGTCGACTATACGTGTAGACTCATTGCACATGCATACAGCTGGCATTCAAGCTGCAGCTTTGATTCTGATTGTTTTGCCCCGCTGCTTGTCTGATCACCTTTTCTTTACCTGCTGTTTCTCCGCTCATACGTTGCGTGTCCAAAAGTATACAGACACCCGAGCAGTACATCCAAATATGGAACTGCGGAACGTCTCATTCTGAAACCATTGGCATGAATATGCTGCTCGGCCTCCGCTCTTCTGGGAAGGCTTCCCAAAAGAGTTTGGAACGTGTCAGCAGGGGTTTGACCCCATTTAGCTGAAAGAGCATTAGTGATGTGGGGTGATGATGTCTGACAAAGGTGTTGGATGTGGTTAatgtcagggctctgtgcaggctgGTGACGTTGCTTTGTGCATGGGGTGTAAGGGCCCGAACCCTAGAAAATAACCTCAGACCATATTTGGACAAATAGTGTATGATGAACACATACTATAATTATTGACTCATCACCTCTGACTGCTGTTGTCTGTCCAGGAGCGCTGTGTGGACAGCTGTGCAGGGAAGCTGATTCGCTCTAACCACCGCCTGATGGGTACCTATGTGCAGCTGATGCCTCGGATGGTGCAGCGCCggatggaggagatggagagcaaGGCTGCGGAGAATGCCaaggcagcagaggcagctgcTTCTGCATCCAAGGGGCCGCCAGCAGCAGAGGCCTCACTGGCATCTCAGAGTCCCATCACCTCATCTCCACCCCAACAAATACCTGCAGTGTTACCCCCTTTAGTGACTGATGTTGGACCAGAGGCCCATGGCTCAGTCTTAAAGCCAGCAGGATTAGATATTCCAGTTGAGCTGCATTCTGCTGTATCCAAATCCGCATCAGCCACCGAAGTCAAATTATCAGCTGCCTCACCACTCACACCTGTATCTGAAACAGTAAATCCTTCAGTACTTAATAAAACTGGCAGTGGACCATCTTATACAGCAGGCTTTCCACAGCCGCCCATAGCTGGTTCCCAGACTGAGTCTGGGAGCTCATTGCCTGTGTTTATGCCATCTAAACCAACCTCCTCATCAGAGGATGTGCCTGTGTCAACAGCTGCTGCACCTACAGTGTCAAAATCCAGAGAAAGCCTGTCAGGCCAAGAGAGAGCCCCAGATGTTCCCCCTCTGTCAAGCCAGTAATGATGCCCAGTCTGGGTCTGTCTCAGGTGGTCAAACTTTTAGCGATATGAACCCGACTCTCACCACAAACAACCCAAATCGGGTCGAGTAACTCATCACTGGCAGTCCCAGATGTAAAGTTGTTCTCTTTATTGCTGATAAGAATAGTTGATTAGTAGATTTacataaattataaaacaaCTATTATATGATATCATCATGTCATATAACCTTTCCTGGCCACAGTCTCTCCAAGGTGAgcgtttgctgcttttctctgttttcatgttgtaatttaaaaatctttgaggtttttcactatttgtttGACAAATTAGCAACTTGAAGACCTCACTTTGGAATCTGGTAACTTGTGACGGGCAAAATCCCACATGTATACTGTTTTGTGATGAGAAGCAGGAACAGGAATGAAGTAGTTATAACAGTGTAcgtaagtgtgtttgtgcagcgGCAGTGATATTCCCAGTCAGAGCTCCACAGTGATCAGTCTGCAGCTCTGGATTGTGAAGGCCTGACCAACTTTGGACTTTAGTCTGGACTTTCAAAAGACTGGAAGGCTCAGTCTGATGATTCCCCAAACACAGTTAGTCctgataatacttttttttttttttttaagttgacacagcaacagcaaaaattataattatcagtaataaacatgagagtattcattatttttgtcatgttttcttcattttaaatgccCCAGTGacaaaatgttgtatttgttgtttgcAAACATTAAAAGACATCCTGCTGCTGGATTTCTTAACGCAGCGGTGGGATGGGGCATATGCCACACGCTCTCACTGCTGTGGGTCTGAAATCCAGTTCATGACCTTTGTCACGTATCATcacctctctctgctcccatcatttcctgtttttggaACGTACACATTCAGTACTCTGATGCAGCAGCAAAGCCATTATAAGCGATCGTAAAACAGCATTCCCTGTGGCTTTATTCCTCGACCGCAAAATTTGTGATGTTTTGCCGGCCAACAGCTGTGACAGCTGGGGTTTGTAGAAGAAATTGGTATTATTTAGACTAAGTATGAACATGGTTAGTTCAAACCATTGTTTGGATAACTTCGAGTCAGAGCCATTGAGATTTGCAGTCCCTGTCAGGAACCAGCTAGTACAAGAAGACAGATTTGGTGATTTCACAGGGGcacattttgtaaatgtcatacttctaaaaacacatttttcaatacTTCAAGTGTCTTATTTGGAATCACTGATGATCAGTGCTGTGAGGTACCTTACTGTTATGAGTTGGGAAAAAATCAATGTATTCTAGGGATGACCAGTTGTAAAATAGTATAAAACCAATTATATTGTAATTAACATATATTGTTGATACAACATAGATATtattatagatatatatattatatattaactTTAAACTGTAAATGGTCCTGATTAGTAGGCTTGAAATCATGGccacatttctttaataacCCCATTTAAAGGATCcttcaacaaaaatgtttatattgtgtgtttatgttaaaaaactGAATCTAAGCAGCTATATCctccttggattttttttttttccctcaaactTTGTTCAGGCTCAAAACTACAGTATCGGTCAGGCTCCAAACCAACAGGAACAAGCCTGGTTCACAGTAGATAATTTGACCTGTCATCGCATTCTCAATCAATATATTGAAAACACCCTGCAGCCACCTCACCTGACCTAGGTCTACATTtagttacccccccccccccccccccacctccgtGTAGCATCATTGCATTGACTCCAGCAGGGGGCGCCGTTGGGTGGGTGTCCCGGGACGGGGCAGAGCCAGGAGCAGAGCGCCGCTGACTTCTCACCAGTAGCCTACATCAACTCGGAGGAGCGGGGCGTGGACTCAGAGCGACCATTCCCTGCGCTTAAATTTGAGGAGACGGCCGACTTTCGAagggtggagaaaaaaagacaaactgacaaGAAATCGATCGTTTTGCAGCTGGTAAGAGTTTCGAGAACGTTCTTGCTTgtttaatagttttgttttcctttgcgGTTGGGAGGTTTTGTTGTGGATGTCCAACTTCACTTTGACTTTTTAACAATGGATTTCAAAGTGATCCAACAGGCCAGCCCATCCGAGTCCTCGGAGGAAATGTGGGAATGTACAGCTATTTAAGTACTTGACATCGAAATTTCATTCTTGCTGGACTCTGGCTCACAATCAGTATAAAATTTAAAGATTGGATTCAAATGAATGTTTAGGAATATaccataaaagacaaaatataatgtTCAGGCAGGCTCACACATGAGTGGATGGGGTTCTTTTGATTGCACATTCATTTCACGTAATGGAAATGAACTCAATACCAGTCAACCTAGGCTCAAAAGACAGAGTAATGTCTGTTTACCTGCTTGTATCAGCCGTCCTGTGAGATGCACAGTGCATGGCAAAAGAATCTGTACAAACCTTGATAGCAGTCTTTGTTCAACACCTTTTGCAGGCTAGATGCCCCTGATCTCAAACGAGATTGAAAGAGCAAAGAGTCAAGAGAGGAAACCTACAGTATAACCATGGATGACATCTTCACACAGTGTCGGGAAGGGAACTCTGTGGCAGTTCGGCTGTGGTTGGACAACACAGAGAATGACCTCAACTTGGGGTAAGCGGATATATCTGCACACACTTCACTCAGATACACGAAGCTTTGAAGATGACTGCCGTGGGACTGACTGCCCTTATTTTCTCAAGGATGTAGGAGTCTAGCTGTAGTGTATAATGTCTGTGCAATAACACATGGAGCACGGTCTCTCGTGATTGGAGCAGACTTTATAGCAAACGTGCCACATTTGGTACGGTAGGTGTGTGATTATGttctgctgtgtatgtgtgtgtgtgtgtgtgtgtgtgtgtgtgtgtgtgtgtgtgtgtgtgtgtgtgtgtgtgtgtgtgtgtgagagtgtgtgcatACAAAGCGATCCTCGCTGCATTAGAGGTGGTCAAACAGTTTCCATATTGTGCTCTCCCTGCAACTCCACATACTGCTGAACATCACCCAGTGTTGGTAATTCCAGTCCCGTTTGTactattttcccttttcttcttcgATTTTTCTACCTATGATGTCACCCCccaaaactctgtgtgtgtgtgtgtgtttgtgtgtaaaagcaGTGGGTGATTTGGGGAGGTTGTGCGGTGACATAAATAACTCAGACAACAGAATATACTAAACTGAAAAGCACAGACAGAATTTAGATTATAGTGCTGAAACGATTTAGTTGATTGACAGTAAATTAATCAATAGCACATCTAATAAATCAgataattgttttaaattgaatgaCTGTAATTTATACTgtcggtcagacaaaacaaccactttgaagatgtcaccctgTTTTCTGGGAACAAGTGGTGggcttttttcacaatttgtaatattttatacatttaaaaaaaggattaatTAATCTAAAACACAAGAGATAGATTAATTTATAATGGTCATGAGCTGCAATCCtattagattttttaaattgtttaggGTATACAGAGAACTTATGACTGTTTACATAATTTCCTTGCTAGAAAGAAGCTAGAAGACTTCACTGCTAAAGACCTTGGTTATCTCATTCTTGGGCCAGGCCATATATGTGCAGTTTGTTGACGTTGACTTTGAGGGCTGCAGAGCTGCTAGCCAACCACACAACAGCCAAGGCCATTTCCTCTCTTCAACTCCATACAGGGCCAGGCCTTCGCTGACAGAGCTTCTCAGGCAGCTAGCTGCGGTTCCACATAAACATCTGAGAGACCAGTCATTATGCTGGAGGCCTGTTTTGGCTGTTACTCTGAGGAGGCTTAACTGTGTGAACCAGcctcattttttccttcagagTAACCAATAATATGCACTGAGTGTTACATATTGGAAAATATGTTGCCTATTAGGAACTGAAATTTTTGATCTCCCCCAGGATCGAGCGACACAGGaagacacatgaaaaaaaaaaaagagagagaatgtgtaGCTGAGGATTCCACTGCgtattttctgttctgtcattcctgagttttttttccccctgctacTTTTTATAGCACACAGGCCTGTACAGACTATGAACTGCCTGGCCACAGTGCAGGGGCAGAATTGACAGAGAAAGTGACTAAATGCCATTTCACTTTAGTGTGAGCTAGTACTGCAGCTATTTCCTACAGACTACaagttttattgttaaatgtagTGTAGGGTTTGCGACTTTGCAGGGAGTTGCGAGAAGCCGCAGCAGCTGTCTCGGGGTCAGCTAATATAAAGGACTCGGTTGGGTGAAGGGGCAAGTCACACGTAGGTGATAGTCTTAGGTGATAGTTGGCTGCTTGTAGACGGCAGCAGTGCTATGTacgctgtctgtctgtttgcgTCTTTGCGTAGGTTAGCAGGCATTCCAGCTTGCACAGACATATTTATCACTAGGCCAGTCGTCAGATGGGTATTGGCTGCAGGCATAGCAAGGAAGCATGTGC containing:
- the timm10b gene encoding mitochondrial import inner membrane translocase subunit Tim10 B produces the protein MDPDQQLRNLRDFLLVYNRMTEVCFQRCTSNFNYRNLTMDEERCVDSCAGKLIRSNHRLMGTYVQLMPRMVQRRMEEMESKAAENAKAAEAAASASKGPPAAEASLASQSPITSSPPQQIPAVLPPLVTDVGPEAHGSVLKPAGLDIPVELHSAVSKSASATEVKLSAASPLTPVSETVNPSVLNKTGSGPSYTAGFPQPPIAGSQTESGSSLPVFMPSKPTSSSEDVPVSTAAAPTVSKSRESLSGQERAPDVPPLSSQ